TAGCATCATCAATTCTGCCTGTTTTGCGGTAAATTTCACCCAAATCAAAAGCGCTTCTTTCCGAATGGGCTTTATCCATGGATATTGATTTCTCATAATAATTAACCGCTTTGTTTAAATCGTTCATATTTGAAGCGTCATCGGCAGTTTTTCTGTATGAATCAGCAATAAACGGGGTAATCGCAAATTTCCAAATAACAAAAAAGTACATAATAAAAATAACAGACCTAATACTCCAGTTTGTATTTTTGTTTGTATTTATTTCAAATTTCCCAGCCCTAGGCTGGTCAGCCTTAGGCTGAAAATTATTAGTACTCAGCCCCATCAGCGCAAACAGGGTAATTGCTGTAGGCATAATTCTTAAAGGGAAATTAGTCAAACAAAAAACCAGGAAAGCCAATACGCCCGCGGAAACGCTCAGCGATAAAGTGTCATTGTTTTCTTTTTTGAGCAAAGTGAAAAAGTAAAAAATAAAAATTAACAGAAAACTTAAAAGCCCAAGTATTCCTGTTTCAGCGAAAATCTGTAAAAATTCGTTATGAACATTTGATTCGCTGGTCCCCCTGAGCCTGAAATTCGTTTTTTCTTTCACTTTTGCCTGATATAGGGCGAAATTAACTTTCAAATTACCGGCGCCAGTCCCGATAAAGGGATGTTCCTTTATCATTTCAATAGCAGCCTGCCATTTGAATAATCTTTCGGCAACCGAAGGAGATTGGGAATAAAGATTAATTCCCCGGTATTTAGTGAATTCGTATAACCCCAATAAAGCGCTTAATAACACGACAATAATGCTTGCGGTTAAAATCAGTTTTTTGTTTTTGATGAATAAAACGCTAAGTAAATAAACCAGGGAAACCGCAGAGGCTATCCAGGCACCGCGGGTTTTATTAAAAATGAGGTCTATTGTAAAGATAACGAAAAGAATAAGCCAAAGATATTTTTTGAAACCCATAGATTTAAAAAAGAAAGTTAAGGCAATAGGAATCAAGATTATGATATAACCGGCAAAAAAATTTGGATTGCCGAAACTTGACGAGGGCCGTCCAGTGTAAGAGGATATCCAATTGACAAAATCATAGCCAAAATGTTGAAATACTCCGTAACCCCCCGCGATAAGTCCCGTGATTAATATTGTATTTAGAATAGTTTCCGTATGTTTGGAATCCAGGCTTAAAGAAAATATGTAAACGAAAAAGAAACAAAGGTGCAATGAAAAGGTATTTACTGCGAGTTCGGGGAATTTTGCATTAAAAATGGAAAGCAGTTCAGCAAACAAAAACGCAAGAATTGCAATGG
The Elusimicrobiota bacterium DNA segment above includes these coding regions:
- a CDS encoding O-antigen ligase family protein codes for the protein MAFRLIQFSLFLIPLAFFTGTKDHFLIKETLTLLFLLAGTGFFLTGIFEKKLKFSLNTASIAILAFLFAELLSIFNAKFPELAVNTFSLHLCFFFVYIFSLSLDSKHTETILNTILITGLIAGGYGVFQHFGYDFVNWISSYTGRPSSSFGNPNFFAGYIIILIPIALTFFFKSMGFKKYLWLILFVIFTIDLIFNKTRGAWIASAVSLVYLLSVLFIKNKKLILTASIIVVLLSALLGLYEFTKYRGINLYSQSPSVAERLFKWQAAIEMIKEHPFIGTGAGNLKVNFALYQAKVKEKTNFRLRGTSESNVHNEFLQIFAETGILGLLSFLLIFIFYFFTLLKKENNDTLSLSVSAGVLAFLVFCLTNFPLRIMPTAITLFALMGLSTNNFQPKADQPRAGKFEINTNKNTNWSIRSVIFIMYFFVIWKFAITPFIADSYRKTADDASNMNDLNKAVNYYEKSISMDKAHSERSAFDLGEIYRKTGRIDDA